In Flavobacteriales bacterium, the following are encoded in one genomic region:
- a CDS encoding gamma-glutamyltranspeptidase: MKNQQAIAAGHEVTLEVAKEILLDGGNAFDASIAAAVAMFITEPCMASAGAGGFAMCHKVGEAPVMLDFFAQTPQEKPILEKRDFYPIHVNFGIETETFHVGLASAAVPGTIAGLYTMHRKFGTMPMEVLLQPAMELAKKGVVLNTFQGIDLELLEVIFLVDPTVRDVFFTNDIIKKKGELLQLPHFGSFLDFLKDEGEKGFYRGEISQTVANDSIERGGYLRRHDFENYSAKWRKPLNIPWHDKELYLPNGPSLGGAIMALIFGYLDIFDGDWVKTISKVKNRYQHPREISKRLETLHPELDFHMEGPEVSTKGTSHFNVVDKWGNAVSLTTSMGEGSGYFIPGTDMQLNNMMGESFLLPGGFHSWTPNVRLNSMMTPTLVLDGEGKFRYAGGSGGAGRIPFMIAQVVKALFDEKLSLEEATQKARIHVQERVLHFEKGASPNTEGFEHIKEWDYESLFFGGVHSIFRGNDDHLEAAGDSRRYGVADVF, translated from the coding sequence ATGAAAAACCAGCAGGCCATCGCGGCCGGACATGAGGTAACGCTGGAAGTTGCCAAGGAAATTCTATTGGATGGTGGAAATGCTTTCGATGCCAGCATCGCAGCTGCCGTGGCCATGTTCATTACAGAACCGTGCATGGCCTCGGCAGGTGCCGGAGGATTTGCCATGTGTCATAAGGTCGGTGAGGCTCCGGTGATGCTCGATTTCTTTGCTCAGACACCTCAAGAGAAACCCATTCTCGAAAAACGCGACTTCTACCCTATTCATGTCAACTTTGGGATTGAAACAGAGACATTTCATGTCGGATTGGCCTCAGCTGCGGTTCCCGGAACCATTGCCGGCCTGTACACCATGCACCGGAAATTCGGAACCATGCCGATGGAAGTGCTTCTGCAACCCGCCATGGAACTTGCCAAGAAAGGCGTTGTACTGAACACATTCCAAGGCATCGACCTCGAATTGCTGGAGGTGATTTTCCTAGTAGATCCAACGGTGCGTGATGTCTTTTTCACGAACGACATTATCAAGAAAAAAGGAGAACTACTTCAACTTCCGCACTTTGGAAGTTTCTTGGATTTCCTGAAAGATGAAGGCGAGAAAGGATTCTACCGTGGCGAGATAAGCCAAACAGTAGCCAATGATTCCATTGAACGTGGCGGTTATCTGCGCAGACACGACTTCGAAAACTATTCTGCCAAATGGCGAAAGCCGCTTAATATTCCGTGGCACGATAAGGAGCTTTATCTACCCAACGGCCCCAGTTTGGGCGGTGCCATCATGGCGCTGATCTTCGGTTACTTGGATATTTTTGATGGCGACTGGGTGAAGACCATCTCGAAGGTAAAGAACCGCTACCAGCACCCGCGTGAGATCTCTAAACGGTTGGAAACCCTACACCCCGAACTGGACTTCCACATGGAAGGACCCGAAGTTTCCACCAAAGGCACCTCACACTTCAATGTGGTAGACAAATGGGGAAATGCAGTGAGTCTGACAACTTCGATGGGTGAAGGAAGCGGCTATTTCATTCCGGGAACGGACATGCAGTTGAACAACATGATGGGCGAATCCTTCCTCCTGCCCGGTGGCTTCCATTCTTGGACGCCCAATGTCCGTCTCAATTCCATGATGACACCGACTCTCGTGCTGGATGGAGAAGGGAAATTCCGCTACGCGGGAGGTTCTGGCGGTGCGGGAAGAATTCCATTCATGATCGCACAGGTGGTGAAAGCGCTATTCGATGAAAAGCTCAGTTTGGAAGAGGCCACACAGAAAGCACGCATCCATGTGCAGGAACGTGTACTGCATTTCGAGAAAGGCGCTTCACCGAACACTGAAGGTTTTGAACACATCAAAGAATGGGACTACGAATCGCTGTTTTTCGGTGGCGTTCATTCTATTTTCCGAGGGAATGACGACCACTTGGAAGCCGCTGGAGATTCGCGCAGATATGGCGTAGCCGATGTGTTTTAG
- a CDS encoding HD domain-containing protein: protein MTELLQRVERYVRNLLKDQSVNGYVFHDLRHTIRVVKACKEIAEKTGVTDTQLEELLIAAWFHDAGYVSGKDDHEEKSAAVARKFLSGEGVSPERIDVICNCLMATKMPQTPSNLMQQIICDADLSGLGSLHFMEEGHELRKEQELFQGATFTDEEWLESQVHFLTSHNYFTEAAKALFQEQKQRNIQHLLSL, encoded by the coding sequence ATGACGGAACTGCTTCAAAGAGTTGAACGCTACGTACGCAACCTTCTGAAAGACCAGTCGGTGAATGGTTATGTGTTTCACGATCTGCGACACACCATCCGTGTGGTAAAAGCGTGCAAGGAGATTGCGGAAAAAACTGGTGTAACGGATACGCAGTTGGAAGAACTGCTTATTGCCGCGTGGTTTCATGATGCGGGTTATGTTTCTGGCAAGGATGATCACGAAGAAAAGAGTGCGGCTGTTGCCAGAAAGTTTCTTTCGGGTGAGGGCGTTTCGCCCGAACGGATCGATGTCATCTGCAATTGCCTGATGGCCACTAAAATGCCGCAAACGCCTTCCAACCTGATGCAGCAGATTATCTGTGATGCCGATCTGAGCGGTTTGGGCAGTCTCCATTTTATGGAAGAAGGCCATGAGTTACGGAAGGAACAGGAGTTGTTTCAGGGGGCTACGTTCACGGATGAAGAGTGGCTCGAATCGCAGGTTCATTTCCTGACCTCACATAATTACTTTACGGAAGCTGCAAAGGCACTTTTTCAAGAACAGAAGCAGCGGAATATTCAGCATTTGCTGAGTTTGTAA